In Gemmatimonadaceae bacterium, the genomic window CGTTCGACACTGGCTCGAGAACGACGATGCCGTCCGCGCCTATCCCGTTGTAGCGATTGCAGATCGCTTGAATCGCCTGAGGCTGCGTGACGAGCGCCCGCGAGACCGTCCGACCGTCGAAGAAGACGAAGTCGTTCCCCGAGCCGGTCATCTTGGTAAACGGCAGACCACACAGATCTTTGATGTCCACAGCTCCCCGCTGTCCCCTGAATCTTTATGGATGAGTTCGCTTGAAGCAGTGGGCAGCCGCGACCCGTGCGAGCTCAGGCCCGGCCCGTCAGCGCCCACCAGCGGAGGCGCCAGACCATCCAGATGGCCTCACGCACAATCCGCTTCGACATCTTCGACTCCCCTTCTGTGCGATCGTGGAATACGATCGGGATCTCCGCGATCCGGAAGCCGCGCTTCCAGGCCCGGAAGCTCATTTCGATCTGAAAGGCGTAGCCGTTCGACCGGACCTGATCGAGCGGAATGGCCTCCAGCACGCGCCGGCGGAAGCACTTGAACCCCCCGGTCCCGTCACCCAGATGCATCCCGGTGACCGCCCGGGCATAGATGTTCGCCCCGTAGGACAGCATGAGCCGGGTCATCGGCCAGTTGACGACCGTGACCTTCCCATCGCGGTAGCGCGAGCCGAGGACCAGATCGGCCCCCTGGATCGCCGCCAGAAACTCCGGCAGATGCGCCGGGTCATGGGAGAAGTCGGCGTCCATCTCGAAGATGTAGTCGTAGTCCCGTTCGAGGGCCCACCCGAAGCCCGCCAGATAGGCGCGGCCCAACCCCTCCTTGCCGGCCCGGTGCAGCACGTGCACCCGGGGGTCGGCCGCAGCCATCTCGTCGGCCAGGCGGCCGGTGCCGTCGGGGGAGTTGTCGTCGACGACGAGCACCTCGAGCCGTGGATCCTGCTGCAGGATCAGCGGCACGATGCGGGTGACGTTCTCGCTTTCGTTGTACGTCGGAACGATGACCAGCCCTTTCTCACCGGTCGTCAGCGCCCCGCGCGGGGGCGTCGCCATGCGCATCATCGGGCGACCGTCAGGCGGCGGCCGCAGCAGCGGCCGGGGTGGCGGGGGGCGTTGGAACAGACCGTCTATCGAGCATCAGACCAAGAATCCACCAGAGTACAGAGAGGCCAAGCGCCAGCAGTGTAAGCAGTTTGCCGGTTTCATACGGCGCGCTTGTGAAGTACAGCGTCACCTTCTTGGCGCCCGTCGGCAGCTCGAGGCCCATGAGGGTGAAGTCTACTCGGGAGACCGGGACCGGCTTGTCGTCCACAGTCGCCGTCCAGCCGGGATAGAAGTTTTCGGACACCACCAACGCGCTTCCGGCCGGCGCCGGGCCGTCGAGTTCGAGCTCAATGCGTCCGGGCTCATAGCGGCTCGCCGTCACACCGAACGGGACCGGCTCCGGGAGCGGCGAGTTCACCGGCTGGGCGGCCACGTTGGCACTCGAGTCAAAGATCGCCACGCGGCGCACGTCGAACAGCGGGTTGAGCACCGTGGCCTTGGCGGTCGCATCGTCGAGCTTCACCTTCATCGGCGCGAGCCAGGCCACGGGGTGCTCGCCGGGGAGCTCGTACAGATAGGTCATGGTACCGGCCGCATTCCGCACCGGACCGGCCACGAGTTTGGCGCCCTGGAACGGAAGCCCCGGCGCGTTGGTGTAGAAGAACCGCGCGTTGACGAGCGACCAGAAGTTCGGATTGGCAACCGACTGGAAGCCTTCGGTCTTCCCGTATAGCTCCTGATAGCGGCCGAGCTCATTGCCGTGGTAGCCCAGCACGCCGCGAATCTGATGGTGCATCAGCGCGTCGCCCAGGACGAACGGATCGTGAGGCGCCATGTTCTCACCGAGCGGAAGTGCAATGACACGGCTCGGTTGCGGCTGCTTCTTGAGAAACCGGATGATGTCGTCTTCCGCATAGAGCTGGCTCGCCGGCGCGGAGAACGTCCAGTAGTGGCGCTCGATACTCCACAGGTCGAGCGCCACCAAGGCGGTCAGCAGCCAGCCGGCACGCGCCCCCGTGAGTCGGCCGCGGGCGATCGCGAGCATGAGGCCAGCGGCCACGAAGACCACCGCCGCCGAACGCCAAGCGCCCAGCACCACGTTCGTGGCATTCGCCTCGATCGCATCACCGCGCGCGTCGCCCAGCAGCGCCATCGCGATATTGGTGAAGCCCCCCGCCGTGGCCATGCCGGCGACCAGCAGGGCGAACAGCCCCCAGCCGATCGCGTAGCGGGTGGTCCCCTTCCCCGCCAAGACGCGCTCGGCGCCGAACGACGCCAGCACCGCGCAGGCGAAGGCGGACACATACAGAATGGTGCTCGGGGCCCGGAAGAACTTGCTCCCGGGGACGATGGCGTAGACCAGCTGATAGAACGGCGTGTTGCCCCCCCACGCCCACAGCAGCGAGACGATCAGGGCGCCGAGCCAGAACCAGACATGCCCACGGTGCCGGTTGAGGAGGCCGCCCCCGAAGGCAAAGAGCGCGAGGATCAGGACGCTGGCCCCGATGTACTCGCTGTGGAAATGGATGCCGTTGCGCCCCCAGTAGTGCTCCAGAATGCCAGAGAACTGGGGGAGGTACATGTTGATCGTTTCCTCGAGTGGAAACGAAAAGCTGGTGGCGTAGTCGTACCCCTTGCCGCCGGCGCGTGGCGACCAGGCGACGTACTCGCGAACCGGGAGGTACTGGATGGCGCCGATGAGGGCACCCAGGACCACCGCCAGCAGGGCGAGTCCGAGCCGCGGGAACCGCGGGGCCTGATCGGCCACCGGACCGTCGTCGGTGGAGACGGACGCTGGCCGCAGGGCGAGGAAGAGCGCGTAGGCCCCGCTGGTCAGCAGCAGGTACTGCAGCAGCTGCGGGTGGGGGGAGAGCACGCCCAACCCCACGACGACGGCCAGCGCCCCCCAGGCGCCGCGCCGCCCATCGCGGAGGCCGCGGGTCAGGGCCCAGAGGGCCGCGGGCAGCAAGGCGCTGACGAACAGCTTGCCGTCGTGTCCGGGCGACGCATACGACGCGACCGCGCCGCTCAGGAGATACGCGACCGCACCCACGCAGGCGGCGTGGAACCGCACGCCGGCTGCGCGCAGAAAGCCGTAGGTAAAGATGCCGGCCAGCATCATGTGGAGCACGAAGCCCCAGGTCATCGCGACGTCCGTCGGCAGGATCAGTCGCAGGAGGAACGTCGGATAGAAGATGTCGCCGTGCATGGCCGCGACATACGGCATCCCGCCGAACTGGTAGGGGTTCCAGAGGGGAAAGCCCTGGCCCTCGCGCAGCGAGCGGGCGGCGAACTCTCGGAACGAGTAGCCCGCGATGTACTGGTCGGAATTCGGATTGACCAGAAAGGCCCCGCCCAACGCGGGCCACGCCAGCAGCAGGGTGGCAAGTACGCAGACGCCGGCGGCCACCAGAAACGGCTGTTTCGGGGCTGCGGGGGGCGTCGGTGCGTCAGGTCGGGCCATGAAGGAGTCGGTGTCGGGAGGCGCGACTCCGGGACCGGCGATCAGCCGGGGCGACGGAGCACCGCGCGTTGCCTGGGCGTCAGCAGCAGCAAGCCGATGACCCCGGGCAGAATCTCGAGGATAGTGATCCATACCCGTGAACTCAGCGCAAGGATCGCTGCGTCACCTTTTCCGGCCATGCCGAGTGCCACGAGCAGCGCGACGAGCGCGGTTTCGCGAAAGCCCAGTCCACCGGGGGAAAACAGAACCAGATATCCAATGAGATACGAAGCCGTGTAAACTGCGACGAACGCGCTGGGATCGCCACTGACGCCCGGCGTCACGCCCCGGGAAAAGCACCAGAACGCTGCGCCATATCCCACCCACGAGGCAGCATTGATGGCGGTGGCGGTCCACACGGCGGCCGGTGCGAGATGCTGTTCCGCGGCCGGCAAGCCGCGCCACGTGGCCAAGCGATCGAGAAGGCGTGGCAGCACGAACGGCAGCGCCGCCACCCCGATCAGGAACAGCGCCGAGGCGACAAGCGCGACCGGCTGGAGCCCCGGTCGCACGGCGTTGAGCGCCGGTGCCCCCGCGAGCGCCGTAATACCGAACCCGGCGCCGATGTTGAGGAGGGTGCCAAGGAGCGCCGCACCGGCCGCCGCGATGCCCGAGACGCCTTCATCCTCGGCCATCATCCCCATCGCGCCGACCTGCCACACCTTCCCCGGGATCCACTTCCCGAGGTTGGCGATCGTCCAGATCTGCACCGCGCGCCCGTACCCGAGCGACCCGCCCCATCCGGCGAGCAGCATGCGCCAGCTTTGCACCAGCGTGGCATGGGTTGCGAGCACGAGGCCCGAGCCGAGCAGCACGTAGCCCCAGTGAATGGTCAGCTGACGTGCCGAGGCGGCGATCTCCGTCTGCAGGTCGCGCCATTGCGCCGAGAACCCCCAGGCGAGGGAGACGAACGCGACGGCGAGCAGGGCGAGCCGAAACGCCGGATGTCGCCACCAGGCGATGGACTGCGGCGCGCGGTTCATGACGTGGCCTCGGCGTACAGCGCGAGGTAACGCGCAGCCACCGCGTCGGGGGTAAAGCGCGACTGGACAAAGACGCGCCCCTGCAGGCCGGCCTGCACACAGGCGGCGGGATCGTGCAGCAGACGCGCGAGCGCGGTGGCCAGCGCGGCCCGGTCACCGGCCGTGACCAGCGTCCCGCCATGCTCGGGGCGCACGACATCGAGCAGCCCGCCTTCCGCATAGGCGACCACGGGGGTGCCGGAGAGTTGGGCCTCCACGGCGACCAAGCCGAGCCCTTCGTTGCGCGAGGGCATCGCCACGACGGCGGCTTCGCGATAGCGCGCGACCAGCATCGACGGCGTGAGCACGCCGAGCCACGTGAGGCGATCCGTGAGCCCGAGGCGCGCCGCCTGCTGTTCGAGCGCCGTTCGATCGGGGCCCTCGCCGACAATCGTGAGGCGTTCGGTGGCGAGGCGCGCATCGGCCATCGCCTCCAGCAAGTCGGCGAGCCCCTTCTGCGCATTCAGGCGGCCGACAAACAACACGCCGTGTCGCGCGTCGTCATCGGCGTGATCGGCGAAGAGGCGGTCGTCCACCGGCATGGGCGCGATCGCAATCTTCGCGGCCGGGGCGATGCGATGCGCGGCATCTGCCAGCCACGAGGACACCGCGGTCGAGACCCGCGCCGAGGTCAGCACCGCGCGCATGAGCGGATGCGCCACCGGCTTCTTCTCGGCGAGACGCACGTCCGAGCCGTGCATCGTGATGACGAGCGGCGTCTCGGCGGGGAGTGCTCCCTTGAGCGCGAGTGCCGCCGGAAACCACCAGTGCGCATGCACCACGGTGTACGGGTCACCCGCCGTCGCGGCCGCGCGCAGCGCGTGCTGCGTGGCGCGGCGCAGGTGCCACAGCAGTTGCAGCAGCGCGAAGCGGCCGCTCCAGCTCCCCTGCACCGCTTCCGCCATGGTGCCGGTGTAGGCGAGCGTCATGCGCGCGTCGCTGGCATAGCGCACGCGGTCGATGCGGACCCCTTCGAGGGTGTCGTGGGGGGCGAGCCCTGGGGCACCGGGGGCGATGATGTCGACGCGCGCGCCAGCGGCCTGCAGTGCTACCGCGAGCCGCAGCACGAACGAACCGGCGATATCACCGGCCGCGCGAGGCACGTTGTGCGTAACGAAGAGGATACGCGGAGCGGTGCGCCCGGGCGTCCGCATCAGCGTCTCCGCATCAGCGCGGGTCGACGGTGCCGGCGTCGAGGCTGTCCGCGTCGGCGGCGCGCGTGGCCAGCTCGTC contains:
- a CDS encoding polyprenol monophosphomannose synthase, translating into MATPPRGALTTGEKGLVIVPTYNESENVTRIVPLILQQDPRLEVLVVDDNSPDGTGRLADEMAAADPRVHVLHRAGKEGLGRAYLAGFGWALERDYDYIFEMDADFSHDPAHLPEFLAAIQGADLVLGSRYRDGKVTVVNWPMTRLMLSYGANIYARAVTGMHLGDGTGGFKCFRRRVLEAIPLDQVRSNGYAFQIEMSFRAWKRGFRIAEIPIVFHDRTEGESKMSKRIVREAIWMVWRLRWWALTGRA
- a CDS encoding YfhO family protein; translated protein: MARPDAPTPPAAPKQPFLVAAGVCVLATLLLAWPALGGAFLVNPNSDQYIAGYSFREFAARSLREGQGFPLWNPYQFGGMPYVAAMHGDIFYPTFLLRLILPTDVAMTWGFVLHMMLAGIFTYGFLRAAGVRFHAACVGAVAYLLSGAVASYASPGHDGKLFVSALLPAALWALTRGLRDGRRGAWGALAVVVGLGVLSPHPQLLQYLLLTSGAYALFLALRPASVSTDDGPVADQAPRFPRLGLALLAVVLGALIGAIQYLPVREYVAWSPRAGGKGYDYATSFSFPLEETINMYLPQFSGILEHYWGRNGIHFHSEYIGASVLILALFAFGGGLLNRHRGHVWFWLGALIVSLLWAWGGNTPFYQLVYAIVPGSKFFRAPSTILYVSAFACAVLASFGAERVLAGKGTTRYAIGWGLFALLVAGMATAGGFTNIAMALLGDARGDAIEANATNVVLGAWRSAAVVFVAAGLMLAIARGRLTGARAGWLLTALVALDLWSIERHYWTFSAPASQLYAEDDIIRFLKKQPQPSRVIALPLGENMAPHDPFVLGDALMHHQIRGVLGYHGNELGRYQELYGKTEGFQSVANPNFWSLVNARFFYTNAPGLPFQGAKLVAGPVRNAAGTMTYLYELPGEHPVAWLAPMKVKLDDATAKATVLNPLFDVRRVAIFDSSANVAAQPVNSPLPEPVPFGVTASRYEPGRIELELDGPAPAGSALVVSENFYPGWTATVDDKPVPVSRVDFTLMGLELPTGAKKVTLYFTSAPYETGKLLTLLALGLSVLWWILGLMLDRRSVPTPPATPAAAAAAA
- a CDS encoding flippase-like domain-containing protein → MNRAPQSIAWWRHPAFRLALLAVAFVSLAWGFSAQWRDLQTEIAASARQLTIHWGYVLLGSGLVLATHATLVQSWRMLLAGWGGSLGYGRAVQIWTIANLGKWIPGKVWQVGAMGMMAEDEGVSGIAAAGAALLGTLLNIGAGFGITALAGAPALNAVRPGLQPVALVASALFLIGVAALPFVLPRLLDRLATWRGLPAAEQHLAPAAVWTATAINAASWVGYGAAFWCFSRGVTPGVSGDPSAFVAVYTASYLIGYLVLFSPGGLGFRETALVALLVALGMAGKGDAAILALSSRVWITILEILPGVIGLLLLTPRQRAVLRRPG
- a CDS encoding glycosyltransferase — translated: MRTPGRTAPRILFVTHNVPRAAGDIAGSFVLRLAVALQAAGARVDIIAPGAPGLAPHDTLEGVRIDRVRYASDARMTLAYTGTMAEAVQGSWSGRFALLQLLWHLRRATQHALRAAATAGDPYTVVHAHWWFPAALALKGALPAETPLVITMHGSDVRLAEKKPVAHPLMRAVLTSARVSTAVSSWLADAAHRIAPAAKIAIAPMPVDDRLFADHADDDARHGVLFVGRLNAQKGLADLLEAMADARLATERLTIVGEGPDRTALEQQAARLGLTDRLTWLGVLTPSMLVARYREAAVVAMPSRNEGLGLVAVEAQLSGTPVVAYAEGGLLDVVRPEHGGTLVTAGDRAALATALARLLHDPAACVQAGLQGRVFVQSRFTPDAVAARYLALYAEATS